A window of Bradyrhizobium sp. AZCC 1719 genomic DNA:
CGAGGTCGTGCACGGCGTGCTGCCCGCCAACGGCATCGGCCTATCGCCGGACGAGAAGACCGTGTACATCGCGGAGACGCCGACCGCGCGGCTGTGGGCCTATGAGGTCTCCGAGCCCGGCACCATCAAGCCGCGCGACGTGATCTATCGCGGCGAGCGCGGCAAGCCGATCGCAGGGCTGGGCGGCTACCAGATGTTCGACTCGATGGCGGTGGAGGCCAACGGCAATGTCTGCGTGGCGACGCTGGTGTCGGGCTGCATCTCGGTGATCGCGCCCGACGGCACGCTGGTCGAGCAGGTGCCGACGGGCGACCGCGTCACCACCAATATCGCATTCGGCGGGCCGGAATTGAAGACGGCGTACATCACGCTGTCGGGCAAAGGCGAATTGATTGCGATGGACTGGGCGCGGCCGGGACTGGCGCTGAACTTTTTGAACAAGTGACGATTGCGCGATAGCGCAATCGTCATTCCGGGGCGATGCGAAGCATCGAACCCGGAATCTCGAGATTCCGGGTCTGGTGCTAGCGCACCATCCCGGAATGACGAAGTGATCCCTCATGGTGAGGAGCGCGAAGCGCGTCTCGAACCATGAGGCCACAGACGGAGCCTTCATCCTTCGAGACGCCGCTTTGCGGCTCCTCAGGATGAGGAGAGGGAGTATTTGAAATGACCTTTCTTGAACCGGTTGCCCTTAGCGGCGAGCACGCGCGGCTGGAGCCGTTGTCGCATGATCACATCGATGGCCTGGTGGAAGCGGTGAGGGACGGCGAGCTGTGGAAGCTCTGGTACACCTTCATTCCGACCGCCGAAAACATGAAAACGGAAATCGATCGCCGGCTCGGCCTGTTTGCGGCGGGATCGATGCTGCCGTTCACGGTCTATGACGCCGCGGGCAAGATCGCGGGCATGACGACCTACATGAACGTCGATGCCGCCAACCGCCGCGTCGAGATCGGCTCGACCTGGTACGCCAAGCGCGTGCAGCGCAGCGCGCTCAATACGCAGTGCAAATTGCTGCTGCTGACGCACGCGTTCGAGAAGTTGAATTGCATTGCAGTGGAGTTCCGCACCCATTTCTTCAATCACCAGAGCCGGCGCGGCATCGAGCGGCTGGGCGCCAAGCTGGACGGCATCCTGCGCAGCCATCAGATCGCGCCGAACGGGACATTGCGCGACACGGTGGTTTACAGCATCATTGCCAGCGAATGGCCGACGGTGAAGGCGCATCTCACCTATCAACTCAACGATAAGCCGCGGTAACAAGCCGCGCCAGAAAAGAGACGATGGAAACGTTCGATTATGTGATTATCGGCGCGGGCTCCGCAGGCAGCGTGCTCGCCAACCGGCTCAGCGAAGATTCTTCCAGCCGCGTCTGCGTGCTCGAAGCGGGTGGCAAGGACTGGCATCCCTACATCCATCTGCCCGCCGGCTTCATCAAGACGTTCCACATGAAGAGCGTCAACTGGGCCTACAGCCAAGAGCCGGGGCCGTGGACCGGCGGGCGCAGCATCTACGCGCCGCGCGGCAAGACGCTGGGCGGATCATCCTCGATCAACGGCCATATCTACAACCGCGGCCAGCGCCAGGATTTCGACACCTGG
This region includes:
- a CDS encoding GNAT family N-acetyltransferase: MTFLEPVALSGEHARLEPLSHDHIDGLVEAVRDGELWKLWYTFIPTAENMKTEIDRRLGLFAAGSMLPFTVYDAAGKIAGMTTYMNVDAANRRVEIGSTWYAKRVQRSALNTQCKLLLLTHAFEKLNCIAVEFRTHFFNHQSRRGIERLGAKLDGILRSHQIAPNGTLRDTVVYSIIASEWPTVKAHLTYQLNDKPR